The proteins below are encoded in one region of Effusibacillus dendaii:
- a CDS encoding DedA family protein, with product MKDFAYTVLMTLTDLGYLGIALGLMIEVIPSEIVLAYGGYLISLGKITFLGALIAGTIGGVIAQLFLYWAGYYGGRPFLEKYGKYILIRKKQIDLSEQWFNRYGPGVIFTARFIPVVRHAISIPAGIVKMPAWKFTLYTTLAVIPWSLFFLFLGHQLGSNWQQINEIAQPYVRPVIVAAILVLAVFILYSFMKRPKR from the coding sequence ATGAAGGATTTCGCTTATACTGTTTTAATGACATTAACGGATCTAGGCTATCTCGGCATTGCGTTAGGTCTCATGATCGAAGTCATTCCCAGTGAAATTGTATTGGCATATGGCGGATACCTGATTTCGCTTGGAAAGATTACATTTCTGGGGGCCTTAATTGCGGGCACGATCGGCGGGGTAATCGCCCAACTATTCCTCTACTGGGCTGGTTACTATGGGGGACGCCCATTTTTGGAGAAATACGGGAAATATATATTGATCCGAAAAAAACAGATCGATCTCTCCGAACAATGGTTTAACCGATATGGACCTGGCGTGATTTTCACCGCACGGTTTATTCCAGTCGTTCGGCATGCGATTTCCATACCGGCGGGGATTGTAAAAATGCCAGCATGGAAATTTACGTTGTATACTACGCTGGCCGTGATTCCCTGGTCTTTGTTTTTCCTTTTCTTGGGTCACCAATTAGGGAGCAACTGGCAGCAAATCAATGAGATCGCACAACCTTATGTGCGTCCCGTCATCGTGGCTGCCATCCTTGTTTTGGCCGTATTTATCCTCTACAGTTTTATGAAAAGACCGAAACGGTAA
- a CDS encoding polysaccharide deacetylase family protein produces MVDRRPYWKTVLILLIIFASVVFAWIMRLREPQTMMARVPDKMVALTFDDGPDPRFTPAVLQILKARNLSATFFIIGQNASEHPELVQEIAKDGHIVANHSYTHPHLENLTKDQVDSQLSETDHVLQQILGPGAPVPVYFRPPRGNLSSNIEETASEMNKQIILWNVCVENHTTTTPKEVEKRVMKLIDQNHGGVLLAHDGGLDRTLTIQSLPLILDDLKREGYQIVPLPVYLHTRSQM; encoded by the coding sequence ATGGTGGATCGGCGACCTTACTGGAAAACTGTCCTTATTTTACTGATTATATTTGCAAGTGTTGTGTTCGCCTGGATCATGCGGCTCCGTGAACCTCAGACCATGATGGCACGTGTGCCTGACAAAATGGTGGCACTCACGTTTGATGACGGACCGGATCCGCGATTCACACCAGCCGTTTTGCAAATATTAAAAGCGCGCAATCTGTCGGCTACATTTTTTATCATAGGGCAAAACGCGTCGGAACACCCTGAGCTTGTTCAGGAAATTGCGAAAGACGGCCATATTGTCGCGAACCATTCGTACACGCATCCCCACCTGGAAAATCTCACAAAAGATCAGGTGGACAGTCAACTCTCCGAAACGGATCATGTCCTGCAGCAAATACTTGGTCCTGGAGCACCAGTTCCCGTCTATTTTCGACCGCCAAGAGGAAATCTCAGTTCTAACATTGAGGAAACAGCCAGCGAAATGAACAAACAGATTATTTTGTGGAATGTATGCGTGGAAAATCATACCACAACGACTCCGAAGGAAGTAGAAAAACGGGTAATGAAATTGATCGATCAAAACCACGGAGGAGTTTTATTGGCACACGACGGGGGGCTGGACCGTACCCTGACCATCCAGTCATTGCCTTTGATCCTGGATGATCTGAAGCGGGAGGGCTACCAAATTGTCCCCCTGCCGGTGTACCTTCATACACGCAGTCAAATGTAG